From Epinephelus lanceolatus isolate andai-2023 chromosome 5, ASM4190304v1, whole genome shotgun sequence, the proteins below share one genomic window:
- the has3 gene encoding hyaluronan synthase 3, whose amino-acid sequence MPSRCRNALNIVVTTLFAAVVLFTILLAYVTGYQFIHTEQHHLSFGLYGAFLSLHLFLQSLFAFLEHRQMRSPSRPQHLRRSVALCIAAFQEDPDYLRKCLRSVRRISFPGLKVVLVVDGNRPEDRYMVDIFQEVMGGADQAGSMVWKGNYHSDGSGGGGVGGGGRSMVHMEEAARVARLVRGCRYSCIMQEWGGKREVMYTAFKALGDSVDYVQVCDSDTVLDPACTIEMLKILEDDPMVGGVGGDVQILNKYDSWISFLSSVRYWMAFNIERACQSYFGCVQCISGPLGMYRNSLLQRFLEPWYHQTFLGSKCSFGDDRHLTNRVLSFGYKTKFTARSQCQTETPTQYLRWLNQQTRWSKSYFREWLYNALWFHKHSLWMTYESVVTGFFPFFLVATVIHLFYRGRLWNILLFLLTVQLVGMVKATYACFLRGSLVMIFMSLYSLLYMSSLLPAKIFALLTINKAGWGTSGRRKIVINFIGAVPVTVWAMVLLGGVAYTVYCETQEPFSETEKVLLIAGTILYACYWLILLVLYLAIVAKRCNKREEQYHLPYAEA is encoded by the exons ATGCCCTCTCGCTGCAGGAATGCGCTGAACATCGTGGTCACCACCCTTTTTGCTGCGGTGGTCCTCTTCACCATCCTGCTGGCCTATGTCACAG GCTACCAGTTCATCCACACTGAGCAGCACCACCTCTCCTTCGGCCTCTATGGTgccttcctctccctccatctcttcctccaGAGCCTCTTTGCCTTCCTGGAGCATCGACAGATGAGGAGCCCCTCCCGGCCCCAGCACCTCCGTCGCTCTGTGGCTCTCTGCATTGCCGCCTTCCAAGAGGACCCAGACTACTTGAGGAAGTGCCTGCGCAGTGTCCGCCGAATCTCCTTCCCTGGCCTGAaggtggtgctggtggtggaTGGGAACCGGCCTGAGGACCGCTACATGGTGGACATTTTCCAGGAGGTGATGGGTGGTGCTGACCAGGCTGGCAGTATGGTGTGGAAGGGAAACTACCACAGTGATGGGAGCGGTGGAGGAGGAGTcggaggtggagggaggagcATGGTGCACATGGAGGAGGCAGCACGAGTGGCTCGGCTGGTCAGAGGCTGCCGCTATTCTTGCATCATGCAGGAGTGGGGAGGGAAAAGAGAAGTGATGTACACTGCCTTTAAAGCACTGGGGGACAGTGTGGATTATGTGCAG GTGTGTGACTCAGACACAGTTCTTGACCCAGCATGTACCATAGAAATGCTGAAGATCCTCGAGGACGATCCAATGGTGGGAGGTGTTGGTGGAGACGTACAG ATCCTTAACAAGTATGACTCATGGATCTCCTTCCTGAGCAGCGTACGCTACTGGATGGCCTTCAACATCGAGCGGGCCTGCCAGTCCTACTTTGGATGTGTCCAGTGTATCAGTGGCCCTCTGGGAATGTACAGGAACTCTTTGCTTCAGCGCTTCTTGGAGCCCTGGTACCACCAAACCTTCCTAGGCTCCAAGTGCAGCTTTGGCGATGACCGCCACCTCACCAATCGGGTGCTCAGCTTTGGCTACAAGACAAAGTTCACAGCGCGATCGCAGTGCCAGACTGAAACACCAACCCAGTATCTACGTTGGCTCAACCAGCAGACTCGATGGAGCAAGTCTTACTTCCGCGAGTGGCTCTACAATGCCCTGTGGTTCCACAAGCACAGCCTCTGGATGACCTATGAGTCAGTGGTCACTGGCTTCTTCCCTTTCTTCTTGGTTGCCACGGTCATCCATCTCTTCTATCGTGGAAGGCTATGGAACATCCTTCTCTTCTTATTGACAGTCCAACTGGTTGGAATGGTGAAGGCCACCTACGCCTGTTTCCTGCGTGGCAGCCTGGTCATGATCTTTATGTCCCTCTACTCCTTGCTCTACATGTCCAGCTTGCTCCCTGCCAAAATATTTGCCCTGCTCACCATCAACAAGGCCGGATGGGGCACTTCAGGCCGCAGGAAGATTGTGATCAACTTCATTGGTGCTGTGCCTGTCACAGTGTGGGCTATGGTGCTGCTTGGAGGTGTGGCGTATACAGTCTACTGTGAAACACAGGAGCCATTTAGTGAGACAGAGAAAGTCTTGTTGATAGCAGGGACGATACTCTACGCCTGCTACTGGCTCATTCTGCTGGTGCTCTACCTGGCAATCGTAGCCAAACGGTGCAACAAGAGGGAAGAGCAGTATCACCTGCCATATGCAGAGGCATAA